The following DNA comes from Phytohabitans rumicis.
GGACCGGCTTGCCCACCGGCCTACGGGTGGAGGGCAGCAACTCGACCTCCTTCACCGCAGTGGCGAGATGCGCCGCCCCGGGTACGGCGGGCGCCGCTGTGCTGGCCAAGACGGCGGCGCGTGGGTCAGGCCGGCTGCGCCGCGCCCCAGTAGTGGGCGCGGACGTCGGCGGCGTGGTGATCGGCGAGCGTGTCGCCGATCAGCGCCGGATAGTTGGGGGCGGTGGTGATCGTGCGACGGGTGTGCGGCACCCGTACCGGGTCGGCGTCCAGGTCGGCGTTCTCCAGGTCGACCAGATGGGTCGATCGGCGCAGGACGCCGTGGGTGACCGCGGCGGCACCCCAGGGGGCGCGCAGCTCGTCCGGGTACTGGTAGATGGCGGTGATCGTGCCGACCGACCGGCCGTCGCTATCGCACAGGGCGCGGCCAACCAGTTCATGGGTGGGTGTGGACATGTCGTACCTCCAGCGGATCGCTGTGGTGCACGCAGCCCGCCCAGGTGCCAACGCCGCTTGTGGCAGTGGGGTGAAGGTTCATCGGTGGCCTCACAGGTCGGGTACTCGCGCGTAACTTTGCCGACCAGGCTTCCCGGCTCACCTACCGCTCAGAATACGGCCGGGAGCCGTTCCGCGCACGGCTGAGCCATCGATTGATTGCCAGGCGGTAGGGTGATCGGCAGGTGTGCCGGGAAGCCTGGTCGGCGTCGTAGTTGCCGTGACCAGGTGCAGGGAGGCGCCCGTTATGCGAGCCAGCGATCTGGCCGTCCCGTTCCCGACGGTGGGTGTGGACACCCCTGCCCTGGACGCGGCACGGCTGTTGGCGGGTCAGAACCTGCCCGGCCTGATCGTGGTCGACTCCGTGGGCCGGCCGAAGACGATCCTGCCGGGCACGCAGGTGCTGCGGATGGCGATCCCGTCGTACTGCCAGGACGACCCCACCCTGGCCCGGGTGATCGACGAGGCCGCCGCCGACCTGTTCATCCGCAACGTCGGCGACCGCACCGTCGCCGAGTTGCTGCCCCGCGAGCACCGCGAGTTGCCGGTCGTGGATCCGGACGCGACCGTGCTGGAAATCGCCGCGGTCATGGCCCGGGCCCGCAGCCCCCTGGTCGCGGTCGCCGGTAAGGATCAACGGATGCTGGGGGCGATCACGCTGGACGCGTTGCTCGACCGGATGCTCGGCACGTGAGCGTCACCGCCTGGGCCGCGGTCGCGGTCTTCGCCGCCGCCTACACCCTGATCGCCACCGAGAAGGTCCACCGGGTCGCCGCCGCCCTCGGCGGCGCCGCGATCATGCTGCTGATCGGCGCCACCGACGCCGAACACGCGTTCTTCTCGCAAGAGGCCGGCATCGACTGGAACGTCATCTTCCTGCTCGTCGGGATGATGCTCATCGTGTCGGTGCTCAAACGCACCGGCGCGTTCGAGTACCTGGCCATCTGGGCCACCAAACGCGCCAAAGGCCGACCCTTCCGGGTCATGGTGCTGCTCGTACTCGTCACCGCGGTCGCGTCCGCGTTCCTGGACAACGTCACCACAGTGCTGCTCATCGCGCCGGTCACATTCCTGGTCTGCGAACGCCTCGGCGTACCCGTAGCACCCTTTCTGATCGCCGAGGTCCTCGCCTCCAACATCGGCGGCACGTCCACATTGGTGGGTGATCCGCCGAACATCATCATCGCCAGCCGGGGCGGCCTGTCCTACAACGATTTCCTCATCCATCTCGCCCCGCTCATTGTGGTGCTGATGGTGGTGTTCGTCGGCCTGTGCCGGATCCTGTTCCGGTCCGCGTTCCGCTACGACCCGGACCGGGCCGTCCAGATCGCCGCTCTGCGGGAACGGGACGTGATCCGCGACCCCCGCCTACTGGTGATCAGCGGACTGGTCCTGACGGTCGTCACCGCCGCGTTCGTGCTGCACA
Coding sequences within:
- a CDS encoding CBS domain-containing protein, with protein sequence MRASDLAVPFPTVGVDTPALDAARLLAGQNLPGLIVVDSVGRPKTILPGTQVLRMAIPSYCQDDPTLARVIDEAAADLFIRNVGDRTVAELLPREHRELPVVDPDATVLEIAAVMARARSPLVAVAGKDQRMLGAITLDALLDRMLGT
- a CDS encoding ArsB/NhaD family transporter, producing the protein MSVTAWAAVAVFAAAYTLIATEKVHRVAAALGGAAIMLLIGATDAEHAFFSQEAGIDWNVIFLLVGMMLIVSVLKRTGAFEYLAIWATKRAKGRPFRVMVLLVLVTAVASAFLDNVTTVLLIAPVTFLVCERLGVPVAPFLIAEVLASNIGGTSTLVGDPPNIIIASRGGLSYNDFLIHLAPLIVVLMVVFVGLCRILFRSAFRYDPDRAVQIAALRERDVIRDPRLLVISGLVLTVVTAAFVLHTVLHLEPSVVALVGGLVLLALSRLDAGEVAKDVEWPTLVFFAGLFVMVGALVATGVIEEISRAAVEATEGRLFFASIVLLWGSAALSAVVDNIPYVATMSPVVAEMVHSNGNTSQSQVLWWALALGADLGGNATAVGASANVVVLGLAERAGKPISFWTFTKYGLIVTAVTVALAVPYLWLRYFAFA